Proteins from a genomic interval of Paenibacillus sp. FSL H8-0048:
- the adhE gene encoding bifunctional acetaldehyde-CoA/alcohol dehydrogenase produces the protein MAVKNEVAAQVKQTTAEEYIQVLVDKAKKAHEAFMGLDQEQTNTIVHAMALAGLDKHMYLAKLAVEETGRGVYEDKITKNIFSTEYIWHGIKYDKTVGVIEDNAYDSFQKIAEPVGIIMGITPVTNPTSTTMFKALISAKTRNPIIFGFHPSAQECSAAAAKILHDAGVAAGAPENFIQWIELPTMDKTNALMNNPDVALILATGGSAMVKAAYSCGKPALGVGPGNVPAFIEKSADIDQAVTDLILSKTFDNGMICASEQAVIIEEAIFDQVKKKMIANGCYFVNKEEAAKLTSGAMNVEKCAVNPAIVGQSAVKIAEMCGIQVPAGTKILVAELEGVGTKYPLSAEKLSPVLACYKVKNADQGIERAAQIVEFGGMGHSSAIHSNNEEVIMKFSNRLQTGRILVNSPSTHGAIGDIYNTNIPSLTLGCGSYGRNSVSQNVTAINLINVKRVNRRTVNMQWFKVPDKIYFEKGSTQYLAKMPDITRVAIITDPVMVKLGYVERVEHYLRQRQTPVAIEVFSEVEPDPSTTTVEKGTAMMNRFQPDCIIALGGGSPMDAAKGMWLFYEHPDADFNGLKQKFMDIRKRVYKFPKLGNKAKFVAIPTTSGTGSEVTSFAVITDKTTGNNTKYPLADYELTPDVAIIDPEFVYSLPKTAVADTGMDVLTHAIEAYVSVMASDYSDGLAIKAIQLVFQWLEKSALQGDKLAREKMHNASTLAGMAFANAFLGINHSLAHKWGGQYHTAHGRTNAILMPHVIRYNAKKPTKFASFPKYSHFVADERYAEIARILGLPARTTEEGVTSLINAIRDMNKKLGIEESFSALGFDPKDFESRVDYLADRAFEDQCTTANPKMPLVSELADVYRNAFYGKFDN, from the coding sequence ATGGCAGTTAAAAACGAAGTCGCCGCCCAAGTGAAACAAACCACCGCTGAAGAGTATATTCAGGTTTTGGTGGATAAAGCAAAGAAAGCCCACGAAGCGTTCATGGGCCTGGACCAAGAGCAGACAAACACAATCGTTCATGCAATGGCGCTGGCCGGACTCGACAAGCATATGTACCTGGCAAAACTGGCAGTTGAAGAAACAGGACGCGGAGTATACGAAGACAAAATCACGAAGAACATCTTCTCCACTGAATATATCTGGCACGGAATTAAGTACGACAAGACTGTAGGCGTTATTGAGGATAACGCTTATGACAGCTTCCAGAAGATTGCTGAACCAGTCGGAATCATTATGGGTATCACACCGGTAACCAACCCAACATCCACCACGATGTTTAAAGCTTTGATTTCCGCTAAGACACGTAACCCTATTATATTCGGTTTCCACCCGTCAGCGCAAGAGTGCAGTGCGGCAGCAGCCAAAATTCTGCATGATGCAGGCGTAGCAGCCGGCGCACCTGAGAACTTCATCCAATGGATTGAGCTTCCTACGATGGACAAAACAAACGCATTGATGAACAATCCGGACGTTGCACTGATTCTGGCAACCGGCGGATCGGCAATGGTCAAGGCAGCTTACAGCTGCGGCAAGCCGGCACTCGGCGTAGGTCCTGGTAACGTGCCTGCCTTCATTGAGAAGAGTGCTGACATTGATCAGGCTGTAACAGACCTTATCCTGTCGAAGACTTTTGATAATGGTATGATCTGTGCTTCCGAGCAGGCAGTCATCATTGAAGAAGCCATCTTCGATCAAGTGAAGAAGAAAATGATTGCGAACGGCTGTTACTTCGTTAACAAAGAAGAAGCTGCCAAGCTGACCAGCGGCGCAATGAACGTAGAGAAATGTGCGGTTAACCCGGCTATCGTTGGCCAATCGGCTGTGAAGATCGCTGAAATGTGCGGCATTCAGGTTCCGGCCGGAACGAAGATCCTGGTAGCTGAGCTTGAAGGCGTAGGTACTAAATATCCATTGTCTGCTGAGAAGCTGAGCCCGGTTCTGGCTTGCTACAAAGTGAAGAATGCTGACCAGGGTATCGAACGCGCAGCTCAAATCGTTGAATTTGGCGGCATGGGCCACAGCTCAGCTATCCATTCCAATAATGAAGAAGTCATCATGAAGTTCTCCAACCGTCTGCAGACCGGACGTATTCTCGTCAACTCGCCATCTACACATGGCGCAATCGGCGATATTTACAACACCAATATCCCTTCATTGACACTTGGCTGCGGATCTTACGGACGCAACTCGGTATCGCAGAACGTGACTGCCATCAATCTGATCAACGTGAAAAGGGTGAACCGTCGTACCGTGAATATGCAATGGTTTAAAGTACCTGACAAGATTTACTTCGAGAAGGGGTCCACTCAGTACCTGGCCAAAATGCCTGATATTACACGCGTAGCTATTATCACTGACCCTGTGATGGTGAAGCTGGGATATGTAGAAAGAGTTGAGCACTATCTGCGTCAACGCCAGACTCCTGTAGCAATCGAAGTGTTCTCGGAAGTTGAACCTGATCCGTCGACTACTACAGTGGAAAAAGGTACAGCTATGATGAACAGATTCCAGCCGGACTGCATCATCGCACTCGGGGGCGGTTCCCCAATGGATGCTGCCAAGGGCATGTGGCTGTTCTACGAACATCCGGATGCAGACTTCAATGGTCTGAAGCAGAAGTTCATGGATATCCGCAAACGGGTATACAAATTCCCTAAGCTTGGCAACAAAGCGAAATTCGTTGCGATTCCTACAACTTCCGGTACAGGTTCCGAAGTAACCTCGTTCGCAGTTATCACAGATAAAACAACGGGGAATAATACTAAGTATCCGCTGGCTGACTATGAGCTGACTCCAGACGTAGCTATTATCGATCCTGAGTTTGTATACAGCTTGCCTAAAACCGCTGTTGCCGATACAGGTATGGACGTATTGACACATGCTATTGAAGCTTATGTATCAGTAATGGCCAGTGACTATTCCGATGGTCTGGCAATCAAAGCCATTCAACTGGTATTCCAGTGGCTGGAGAAATCCGCACTGCAAGGCGACAAGCTGGCCCGTGAGAAAATGCACAACGCATCGACACTTGCCGGTATGGCTTTTGCCAATGCATTCCTGGGGATTAACCACAGCTTGGCGCACAAATGGGGCGGACAGTATCACACCGCACATGGCCGCACCAATGCAATCCTGATGCCGCATGTTATCCGTTACAATGCCAAGAAGCCTACGAAGTTCGCTTCGTTCCCTAAATATTCTCACTTTGTAGCTGACGAACGCTATGCTGAGATTGCCCGTATTCTGGGATTGCCTGCACGCACTACCGAAGAAGGCGTAACAAGCCTGATCAATGCAATCCGCGATATGAACAAAAAACTCGGTATCGAAGAATCCTTCTCGGCGCTTGGCTTCGATCCTAAGGACTTCGAATCCCGTGTAGACTATCTGGCTGACCGTGCATTTGAAGACCAATGTACAACTGCCAACCCTAAAATGCCGCTGGTATCCGAGCTTGCTGATGTATACCGCAACGCATTCTACGGAAAATTCGATAACTAA